In a genomic window of Aggregatimonas sangjinii:
- a CDS encoding TIM barrel protein, whose protein sequence is MNTGPNSTSRRNFLKKSGLAAAATLVPLHNFAMDIEPNYKMGLQLFTIRDAMEKDPLGSLKAVAALGYADLETYGYDVVTDSYYGCKAKAFKQILDDLNLTATSGHYGFSDYFEKSKEELFRYVEQCISGAHTLDKKYIVWPWLHPQYRTLEHFKILAEKLNRIGEQVTAAGLGFAYHNHDFEFTDHDGQTGYDIILEQTDPELVKLQMDLYWVVHSSKSSPAELIASQPGRYVMWHIKDMDKKTRDYTELGNGSIDYTDMLSTIDTDALEYYYLEQGGNYANNSMQSIADSANYFKKHLQRYL, encoded by the coding sequence ATGAACACCGGCCCAAATAGCACCTCTCGAAGAAATTTTCTCAAAAAATCCGGTTTAGCTGCCGCTGCCACGCTGGTACCCTTACACAATTTTGCAATGGATATCGAACCCAATTATAAAATGGGCTTGCAACTTTTTACCATACGAGATGCCATGGAAAAAGACCCGCTAGGAAGCCTAAAGGCGGTGGCCGCTTTAGGATATGCCGATTTGGAAACCTACGGTTATGATGTTGTTACCGATTCCTATTACGGATGTAAGGCCAAGGCCTTTAAACAAATTCTCGACGATTTGAACCTTACGGCTACGAGTGGTCATTACGGATTTTCGGATTATTTCGAGAAATCGAAGGAAGAGCTTTTTCGATATGTTGAACAATGTATTTCGGGGGCACATACCTTGGATAAAAAGTATATCGTTTGGCCATGGTTACATCCCCAGTACAGAACCTTGGAGCATTTTAAAATACTCGCGGAAAAACTAAATCGTATTGGCGAACAGGTCACGGCAGCGGGACTGGGATTTGCCTACCACAATCATGATTTTGAGTTTACGGACCATGACGGGCAGACCGGTTACGATATTATTCTTGAACAAACCGATCCCGAGCTCGTAAAATTGCAAATGGATCTCTATTGGGTGGTACATTCCTCCAAATCGAGTCCTGCTGAGCTTATCGCCAGCCAACCGGGTCGCTATGTCATGTGGCATATCAAAGACATGGATAAAAAGACCCGGGATTATACCGAACTTGGTAATGGTTCGATTGATTATACGGATATGCTCTCAACCATCGATACGGACGCCTTGGAATATTACTATCTGGAGCAGGGAGGTAATTACGCCAACAATTCGATGCAGAGTATTGCGGATAGTGCCAACTATTTTAAAAAACACCTGCAGCGCTACTTATAA
- a CDS encoding YceI family protein has product MPLSYSKKLRSPIAGIYTIVLVFFLLVPPFSLFGQTPKTISSAEITFIFISNDTDGSISGFSSSSTIDTENPSNSVFKGEVKAETLETGNFLRNWSLRGSKYFDVDTYPTITFTSTSVSETGSGYSVKGNLTIKDVTKPITISFTRNGKKLTGTTTLYASDFGINIKKKREDNKVSVKMVFQLN; this is encoded by the coding sequence ATGCCATTAAGTTACTCAAAAAAGTTAAGAAGTCCAATAGCAGGAATATATACAATAGTGCTTGTTTTTTTTCTACTAGTGCCGCCTTTTTCGCTATTCGGGCAAACACCAAAAACGATTTCCTCGGCAGAAATCACCTTTATTTTTATTTCGAATGATACCGATGGCAGTATTTCGGGTTTCAGCTCTTCTTCCACCATTGACACCGAAAACCCTTCAAATTCTGTTTTTAAGGGCGAAGTAAAGGCTGAGACCTTAGAAACCGGGAACTTTTTAAGAAATTGGTCCTTGCGGGGAAGTAAGTATTTCGATGTCGATACCTACCCTACTATCACCTTCACTAGCACCTCGGTGAGCGAGACCGGCTCGGGCTATTCCGTAAAAGGAAATTTGACCATCAAGGATGTCACCAAACCGATAACCATTTCATTTACCAGAAACGGAAAAAAATTGACGGGGACTACAACCTTGTATGCATCCGATTTTGGCATTAACATCAAAAAGAAGCGGGAAGACAATAAAGTCTCCGTCAAGATGGTGTTTCAATTGAACTAG
- a CDS encoding HPF/RaiA family ribosome-associated protein: MNINFKYDGVKASNRLEIMAAQRIEKLFDKFDFIVRADVFFKTENTSDPDTGMICNVRLSIPGPRLFAESSNSSFEASIAESTIDLERQLQKRKSKMRAHYSK, from the coding sequence ATGAACATCAATTTTAAGTATGATGGCGTAAAAGCTAGCAATCGATTGGAAATAATGGCCGCACAACGTATCGAAAAGTTGTTCGATAAGTTTGATTTTATCGTTCGTGCCGATGTTTTCTTTAAGACCGAAAATACTTCGGACCCGGATACGGGTATGATTTGCAATGTGCGTTTGAGTATTCCGGGACCCCGACTTTTTGCCGAATCGAGCAATAGTTCGTTTGAGGCCTCCATCGCGGAGTCAACGATTGATTTGGAGCGACAATTGCAAAAGCGCAAGTCTAAAATGAGGGCGCATTACAGTAAATAG